From a single Populus trichocarpa isolate Nisqually-1 chromosome 17, P.trichocarpa_v4.1, whole genome shotgun sequence genomic region:
- the LOC18106483 gene encoding probable LRR receptor-like serine/threonine-protein kinase At3g47570, producing the protein MSSCILWFLFLQVIHHSFSISFARGESEIDKLSLLAFKAQISDPPEKLSSWNESLPFCQWSGVTCGRRHQRVIELDLHSSQLVGSLSPHIGNLSFLRLLRLENNSFTNTIPQEIDRLVRLQTLILGNNSFTGEIPANISHCSNLLSLNLEGNNLTGNLPAGLGSLSKLQVFSFRKNNLGGKIPPSFENLSSIIEIDGTLNNLQGGIPSSIGKLKTLSFFSLGSNNLSGTIPLSLYNISSLLHLSLAHNQFHGTLPPNMGLTLPNLQYLGIHDNRLSGLIPATLINATKFTGIYLSYNEFTGKVPTLASMPNLRVLSMQAIGLGNGEDDDLSFLYTLSNSSKLEALAINENNFGGVLPDIISNFSTKLKQMTFGSNQIRGSIPDGIGNLVSLDTLGLEANHLTGSIPSSIGKLQNLADFFLNENKLSGSIPSSLGNITSLMQINFDQNNLQGSIPPSLGNCQNLLVLALSQNNLSGPIPKEVLSISSLSMYLVLSENQLTGSLPFEVGKLVTLGYMDISKNRLSGEIPASLGSCESLEHLYLDGNFLQGPISESLRSLRALQDLNLSHNNLSGQIPKFLGDLKLQSLDLSFNDLEGEVPMNGVFENTSAISISGNKNLCGGILQLNLPKCRSKSTKPKSSTKLALIVAIPCGFIGLIFITSFLYFCCLKKSLRKTKNDLAREIPFQGVAYKDLRQATNGFSSENLIGAGSFGSVYKGLLASDGVIVAVKVFNLLREGASKSFMRECAALTNIRHRNLVKVLCAYAGVDVQGKDFKALVYEFMINGSLEEWLHPNQTLYQEVHEPRNLNLIQRLNIAIDVANALDYLHNHCKTPIAHCDLKPSNVLLDGDMTAHVGDFGLLKFLSEASCQTSSVGLKGTVGYAAPEYGIGSEVSTLGDVYSYGILLLEMITGKRPTDSMFKDGIELHNYVKMALPDRVVDVADPKLVIEVDQGKDAHQILECLISISKVGVFCSEKFPRERMGISNVVAVLNRTKANFLEGMDSYPPRSSSLPYGVQTTSK; encoded by the exons ATGAGTTCATGCATTTTGTGGTTTCTTTTCTTGCAAGTAATTCACCACTCTTTCTCCATCTCATTTGCTAGAGGAGAAAGCGAGATAGACAAGCTCTCGCTACTAGCTTTTAAGGCTCAAATCTCAGACCCCCCTGAAAAACTAAGCTCGTGGAATGAATCCTTGCCCTTCTGCCAGTGGTCAGGAGTAACATGTGGAAGACGGCATCAAAGAGTCATAGAGCTTGACCTCCACTCCAGCCAACTGGTGGGCAGCCTATCTCCCCACATTGGGAACTTGAGTTTTCTTAGGCTGCTAAGATTGGAGAACAACAGTTTCACCAATACTATCCCCCAAGAAATAGATCGTTTGGTTCGGCTACAGACACTGATTCTCGGGAACAACTCGTTCACCGGTGAAATCCCGGCTAACATTTCTCATTGCTCGAACCTCCTGAGCCTTAATTTAGAGGGAAACAATCTTACTGGCAACCTTCCTGCAGGACTTGGATCGTTATCAAAGCTGCAGGTatttagttttagaaaaaacaatctagGAGGCAAGATACCCCCCTCTTTCGAAAATCTTTCATCTATCATTGAAATTGACGGAACACTTAATAATTTACAAGGGGGTATTCCCAGTAGTATTGGGAAACTGAAAACATTAAGCTTCTTTTCACTTGGCTCAAATAATCTGAGTGGTACAATCCCTCTCTCCCTATACAATATTTCCTCTCTCCTTCATTTATCTTTGGCTCATAACCAATTTCATGGTACACTTCCTCCAAATATGGGCCTAACTCTTCCAAATCTCCAATATCTTGGCATTCACGACAATCGATTAAGCGGGCTAATTCCAGCAACGCTCATAAATGCCACAAAATTTACTGGTATTTATCTTTCATACAATGAATTCACTGGAAAAGTTCCCACTTTAGCAAGCATGCCTAACCTAAGGGTTCTTTCAATGCAAGCAATTGGGCTTGGAAATGGTGAGGATGATGATTTGTCCTTTCTCTACACCCTCTCAAACAGCAGCAAGTTGGAAGCTTTGGCTATAAATGAGAACAATTTTGGAGGGGTGCTGCCTGATATAATTAGCAACTTCTCAACAAAGCTCAAGCAGATGACATTCGGAAGCAATCAAATCCGAGGAAGCATTCCCGATGGCATTGGAAATCTCGTAAGCTTGGATACTTTGGGTTTAGAGGCAAATCACTTGACTGGCAGTATACCAAGTTCTATTggtaaattacaaaatttagctgatttctttcttaatgaaaacaaattatcaggGAGCATCCCTTCTTCTTTAGGGAACATCACCTCGTTGatgcaaattaattttgatcaaaataatctaCAGGGAAGCATCCCTCCAAGCCTTGGAAACTGCCAGAACTTGTTGGTCTTGGCTCTCTCCCAAAACAATCTTAGTGGTCCCATACCAAAAGAGGTCCTTAGCATTTCATCCTTGTCAATGTATTTGGTCCTGTCTGAAAATCAGTTGACTGGTTCCCTTCCCTTTGAAGTTGGCAAGTTAGTGACTCTTGGATACATGGACATCTCCAAAAACAGGCTATCAGGGGAAATTCCCGCAAGTCTTGGCAGTTGCGAGAGTTTGGAACATTTGTATTTGGATGGAAACTTCTTACAAGGCCCCATTTCTGAGTCTTTGAGATCTTTGAGGGCACTTCAAGATCTTAATCTCTCTCACAACAACTTGTCTGGCCAAATTCCCAAGTTTTTGGGAGATCTGAAGTTGCAGAGTTTGGACCTGTCATTTAATGACCTTGAAGGTGAGGTGCCCATGAACGGTGTTTTTGAGAACACCAGTGCGATTTCAATTTCAGGGAACAAGAATCTTTGTGGAGGAATTCTTCAGTTGAATCTGCCCAAATGCAGATCCAAGTCAACAAAGCCAAAATCCTCTACCAAGCTGGCATTGATAGTCGCAATTCCTTGTGGCTTTATTGGATTAATCTTCATcacatcttttttatatttttgctgcttgaaaaaatcattgagaaaaacaaaaaatgatttggCACGTGAAATCCCATTCCAAGGAGTAGCCTACAAAGACCTCCGTCAAGCAACTAATGGATTCTCTTCTGAAAATTTAATTGGTGCTGGTAGTTTTGGGTCTGTGTATAAAGGATTACTAGCCTCTGATGGAGTGATTGTTGCTGTGAAAGTATTCAACTTGCTACGCGAAGGAGCTTCCAAAAGCTTCATGAGAGAATGTGCAGCCTTGACAAACATCAGGCACCGAAATCTTGTCAAAGTATTATGTGCATATGCTGGCGTTGACGTTCAAGGTAAAGATTTCAAAGCTCTTGTTTATGAGTTCATGATCAATGGAAGTCTAGAAGAATGGTTGCATCCAAACCAAACATTGTATCAGGAAGTGCATGAGCCAAGAAATCTTAATCTCATTCAGAGGTTAAACATTGCAATTGATGTGGCTAATGCGCTCGACTATTTGCACAACCATTGCAAAACGCCTATTGCTCATTGTGATCTTAAGCCTAGTAATGTTCTTCTCGATGGAGATATGACTGCTCATGTTGGGGACTTTGGATTGTTAAAGTTCCTTTCTGAAGCATCCTGTCAGACAAGCTCTGTTGGATTAAAAGGCACCGTTGGCTACGCAGCTCCAG AGTATGGCATCGGAAGCGAGGTGTCAACTTTGGGGGATGTGTACAGCTATGGCATCCTACTGCTGGAGATGATTACTGGAAAGAGACCTACAGATAGCATGTTTAAAGATGGAATAGAACTTCACAATTATGTTAAAATGGCATTACCTGACCGTGTAGTTGATGTTGCGGATCCGAAACTTGTGATAGAAGTTGATCAGGGAAAAGACGCTCATCAAATCCTGGAGTGTTTGATATCAATTAGCAAGGTAGGAGTGTTTTGTTCAGAAAAGTTTCCAAGAGAGAGAATGGGCATCAGCAATGTTGTAGCTGTATTGAATCGAACTAAGGCCAATTTTCTCGAAGGCATGGACAGCTACCCTCCTAGAAGTTCCAGCTTGCCCTACGGGGTCCAGACGACTTCGAAGTGA
- the LOC18106484 gene encoding UPF0481 protein At3g47200 produces the protein MAKDIAQGADGGAWLESIKLDIANLQSTSTRYTICKVPYKLRNEKNDAYSPQTISIGPLHNPKDKPKENLKAMQEHKLSYMLSLLERTRNETDALEACGKATLDLDAKVRLNYEEKVEHSGTELARMLLVDGCFILELFIRYYINDLRPDDPILLNPRMISVVRRDLALLENQIPFIVLEELFKVIQDHSDITLPELNDLAISFFKLDRSRKGSKSCHLLDLIHNCYSPDSASKHATAKGEWKVMQCATKLSYNGIKFARSDIENNHKKKGIEVGNGSKKDLFDLKFEKGTMKIRQLCVENSLFQNLIAMEQCLHGREHFMTSYGLLMDFLVDSSKDVEFLVNKGIIPHNFGDYEEVAHLFNNIGKQVVVRDFYFAGTSEEVVNYCKTSWWLRYVQSLLRDYLANPWMATSVVAAIILLVATLIQTIYSVLSYYHDPAPVING, from the coding sequence ATGGCCAAAGATATAGCTCAAGGTGCAGATGGTGGTGCTTGGCTGGAGAGCATAAAGCTAGACATTGCAAATTTGCAATCAACATCCACTCGTTATACCATCTGTAAGGTACCATACAAGCTTCGGAATGAGAAAAATGATGCTTACAGTCCTCAAACCATCTCAATCGGACCTCTTCACAATCCAAAGGACAAGCCGAAGGAGAATCTGAAGGCTATGCAGGAACATAAATTGTCCTACATGCTATCCCTGCTTGAACGAACACGCAACGAAACAGATGCTTTAGAAGCTTGTGGTAAAGCTACTTTAGATTTGGATGCAAAAGTTCGTCTTAACTATGAAGAAAAAGTTGAACACTCAGGAACTGAACTTGCCAGAATGTTGTTAGTTGATGGTTGCTTTATACTAGAGCTTTTCATAAGATATTATATCAATGACCTCAGACCTGATGATCCCATACTTCTTAATCCTCGGATGATCTCAGTTGTCCGGCGTGATTTGGCACTGCTAGAGAACCAGATTCCGTTCATTGTTCTCGAGGAGTTATTTAAGGTAATACAAGACCATAGTGATATTACTCTACCAGAATTAAATGATCttgctatttcttttttcaaactaGATCGGTCGAGAAAGGGAAGCAAAAGTTGTCATTTGCTTGATCTAATACACAATTGTTACTCACCGGATTCTGCAAGTAAACATGCAACAGCCAAAGGAGAATGGAAAGTAATGCAATGTGCGACAAAACTCAGTTACAATGGAATTAAGTTTGCTAGATCTGACATTGAAAACAATCACAAGAAAAAGGGAATTGAGGTTGGAAATGGTAGTAAAAAAGATCtatttgatttgaagtttgaaaagGGTACTATGAAAATCCGACAATTGTGTGTTGAGAATTCACTCTTCCAAAACCTCATTGCCATGGAGCAATGCTTGCATGGCCGAGAACATTTCATGACATCTTATGGGTTACTCATGGATTTTCTTGTTGACTCATCTAAAGACGTCGAGTTTCTTGTGAACAAGGGCATAATTCCACACAATTTTGGTGATTATGAAGAAGTTGCACATCTCTTTAACAATATCGGTAAGCAGGTTGTCGTGCGAGACTTTTATTTTGCAGGAACATCCGAGGAGGTGGTTAACTACTGCAAAACGAGCTGGTGGCTCAGATATGTGCAATCCTTGCTACGTGACTATCTTGCCAATCCCTGGATGGCTACATCAGTCGTTGCTGCCATTATCCTTCTAGTAGCTACTTTAATACAAACCATCTACTCTGTACTTTCTTATTATCATGATCCTGCACCTGTTATTAATGGCTAG